In Rhodamnia argentea isolate NSW1041297 chromosome 4, ASM2092103v1, whole genome shotgun sequence, the following proteins share a genomic window:
- the LOC115726173 gene encoding CCR4-NOT transcription complex subunit 10, which produces MESRDLSTAPSPAAAAAAAAAAAPAAATAPPAEDEGVMSVTAALAKEALFRFQARKCGECLEFLHQLLQKKDDDPKVLHNIAVAEYFRDGCSDPRRFLEVLDNVKRKSEELARASLEQVEVVGNVGNKAILGPKGSSTVAQQMNSLNNASILYTDEFDSSVASFNIAVIWFHLREYGKALSILEPLYNNIEPIDETVALHICLLLLDVALACRDAAKSADVLNYLEKAFGVSQGENGSSVQQQSANLVGKLSSVPNSSLISDASNQESSVSINASEKPLSRTLSEETLDYETMLSTLDIGEQDAVRAMGIPSLVDLSRSPIDKTITAVDFKLKLQLYKVRFLLLTGNLKAAKREVKGAMNVARGRDSSMALLLKSQLEYARGNYRKAIKLLMALGVPTEAGISSMFLNNLGCVYHQLVKYPSATVFFSKALCSSSSIRKEKPLKLSSISQDKSLFIAYNCGIHYLACGKPILAARCLQKALLVFYNQPLFWFRLAECCLMALEKGLFKTGDAPDETIKLYVISKGKWRHLAVRDVPENGLTHLIENDCSLGSDGQLNLSLKLARLCLLNALHILNESESSQAHSSLPPDGSLDGTESTEETISGNSNHRTLPGVDAKPSNAGLGQLNANGDVKDQKTGTSQEITSGSLSMYEDNRRRQLRLMKQAILANQAYVELELENPMEALSCALSILQLPDCSRIYTFLAHVYAAEALCLLNRTKDAAEHLSVYMSEANQIELPYGEEDLEQWRMERIFDPEDTNGGILTANNFSSEETQVLMFLKPEEARATLYANLAARSALQGELQTAQQLVAQALAVVPASREATLTAVYVHLMLGNSQEALSKLKQFNHVRFLPFTCTLDKSS; this is translated from the exons GTCCTCCACAATATTGCGGTCGCTGAATACTTTCGTGATGGCTGTTCAGATCCTAGGAGATTTCTTGAAGTACTTGATAACGTCAAG AGAAAAAGTGAAGAGCTTGCCCGTGCATCTTTGGAGCAGGTTGAGGTTGTCGGCAATGTCGGCAACAAAGCCATTTTAGGTCCCAAGGGAAGTTCTACCGTGGCACAACAAATGAATTCATTAAATAATGCCAGTATTCTTTACACAGACGAGTTTGACTCTTCTGTGGCATCCTTTAATATT GCTGTCATATGGTTCCACCTCCGTGAATATGGCAAGGCATTATCCATCCTAGAGCCATTGTATAACAACATTGAACCAATAGATGAA ACTGTAGCTCTTCACATATGCCTTCTGTTGCTGGATGTGGCTTTAGCCTGCCGTGATGCTGCAAAGTCTGCG GATGTACTTAATTATTTAGAGAAAGCTTTTGGTGTTAGTCAAGGCGAGAATGGGAGTAGCGTGCAGCAACAATCTGCTAACTTAGTGGGGAAGTTGTCTTCTGTACCTAACAGTTCGTTGATTTCAGATGCTTCTAATCAAGAATCTTCTGTTAGTATAAATGCTTCGGAAAAGCCTTTGTCCAGAACATTATCAGAGGAGACACTAGACTATGAAACTATGCTATCAACTCTGGACATTGGTGAACAGGATGCAGTAAGAGCAATGGGAATTCCATCTTTGGTCGATCTCTCGCGGAGTCCAATTGATAAGACCATCACAGCTGTTGATTTCAAGCTTAAGTTGCAACTGTATAAGGTTCGGTTTTTGCTTCTAACGGGAAACTTGAAGGCAGCAAAGCGTGAAGTCAAGGGTGCTATGAATGTTGCACGAGGAAGAGATTCATCCATGGCTTTGCTATTAAAATCCCAGCTTGAGTATGCTCGTGGCAATTACCGTAAAGCTATTAAGCTTTTGATGGCTCTTGGGGTTCCGACAGAAGCTGGAATCTCTAGCATGTTTCTTAACAATCTAGGATGTGTTTATCACCAGCTGGTTAAATATCCCTCAGCAACAGTATTTTTTTCGAAGGCACTGTGTAGTAGTTCATCGATTCGAAAGGAGAAGCCTTTGAAGCTGTCTAGTATCTCCCAAGATAAATCTCTTTTCATTGCATATAACTGTGGCATACATTACTTGGCATGTGGGAAACCAATACTTGCAGCGCGGTGTCTCCAGAAGGCTCTTTTGGTCTTTTACAATCAGCCTCTTTTTTGGTTTCGACTAGCTGAGTGCTGTCTCATGGCTTTGGAAAAGGGACTATTCAAGACTGGCGATGCTCCTGATGAGACTATTAAGCTTTATGTCATCAGCAAAGGAAAATGGAGGCATTTAGCTGTGAGAGATGTACCTGAAAATGGGCTGACACATCTGATTGAGAATGATTGCTCTCTTGGCAGCGATGGTCAGCTTAATCTCTCTCTGAAACTTGCTCGCTTGTGTCTTTTGAATGCATTGCACATATTAAATGAAAGTGAATCAAGTCAAGCCCATTCAAGTTTGCCTCCTGATGGCTCCTTGGATGGAACTGAGTCGACAGAAGAAACGATTTCGGGGAACTCGAACCACAGAACATTGCCTGGTGTAGATGCCAAACCATCAAATGCGGGCTTAGGGCAGCTGAATGCTAATGGAGATGTAAAAGACCAGAAGACAGGAACGAGTCAGGAAATTACGAGCGGCTCTCTCTCCATGTATGAAGATAATCGCAGAAGACAATTGAGACTAATGAAGCAAGCCATTCTTGCTAACCAGGCATATGTCGAGTTAGAGTTGGAAAATCCTATGGAGGCCCTGTCATGCGCTTTGTCTATCTTGCAGCTTCCAGATTGTTCCAGAATATACACTTTTCTCGCTCATGTGTATGCAGCAGAGGCTCTTTGCTTGCTGAACCGGACCAAGGATGCTGCAGAACATTTGTCGGTTTATATGTCGGAAGCAAATCAGATTGAATTGCCATATGGTGAAGAGGACCTTGAGCAATGGCGGATGGAACGAATCTTTGACCCCGAAGATACAAATGGAGGTATATTAACTGCTAATAATTTTTCCTCAGAGGAGACTCAAGTTCTGATGTTCCTTAAGCCAGAGGAAGCACGTGCAACCCTTTATGCGAATCTTGCGGCCAGGTCAGCCTTGCAAGGTGAACTCCAGACGGCTCAACAATTAGTCGCGCAAGCGTTAGCCGTGGTACCTGCTAGTCGAGAAGCCACTCTAACTGCCGTATATGTACATCTCATGCTGGGGAATTCACAGGAAGCTCTCTCCAAGTTGAAACAGTTTAATCATGTCAGGTTCTTACCCTTCACCTGTACTTTGGATAAATCTTCTTAG